CCAACGTCATCACCTACCGCGCCAAGCTCGCCGTGCGCGACGCCGCCCGGGCGCTCGGCTACGACCCCGGCGCGCAGGACGCCTTCTCCAAGCGGATCGAGCGCTCCTTCTCCTCGCTCGCCGACGCGGACGTCCCGGCCGACGTGGTCGCGCTCGCCCAGCAGCTGCGCGACGCGCCCCGCCACCTCGGCATCCACTCCGGCGGCATGGTGCTCGCGGACCGGCCCGTGATCGAGGTGTGCCCCGTGCAGTGGGCGGCGATGGCGGACCGCTCCGTGCTGCAGTGGGACAAGGACGACTGCGCCGACGCGGGACTGGTCAAGTTCGACCTGCTCGGGCTCGGGATGCTGACGGCGCTGGACCACGCCCTGCGGATCGTCGGCGAGCACCACGGCCAGCACTTCGAGCTGCGCACCCTGCCGCAGGAGGACCCGGCCGTCTACGACATGCTCTGCACCGGGGACAGCGTGGGTGTGTTCCAGGTCGAGTCCCGCGCCCAGATCTCCACCCTGCCGCGCCTGAAGCCGCGCGAGTTCTACGACCTCGTCGTCGAGGTGGCGCTCATCCGCCCCGGCCCCATCCAGGGCGGCTCCGTGCACCCCTACATCCGCCGCCGCGCCGGCGAGGAGGAGGTCACCTTCCTCCACCCGCGGCTGGAGAAGTCCCTCGGGCGCACGCTCGGGATCCCGCTGTTCCAGGAGCAGCTGATGCAGATGGTGGTCGACATCGCGGACTTCACCCCCGCCCAGGCCGACCAGCTGCGCCGCGCCATGGGCTCCAAGCGCTCCACCCAGAAGATGCTGGACCTGTCCGACGCGCTGTTCGAGGGGATGGCCCGCCACGGCATCACCGGGGAGGACGCCGACGCGATCCACCGCAAGCTGCTCGCCTTCGCCAACTACGGCTTCCCCGAGTCGCACGCCTACTCCTTCGCGTACCTCGTCTACGCCAGCGCGTACCTCAAGTGCCACTACCCGGCCGCGTTCACGGCGGCGCTGCTGCGCTCCCAGCCGATGGGCTTCTACTCCCCGCAGTCCCTGGTCGCCGACGCGCGCCGCCACGGCGTGCTCACCCGCGGACCGGACGTGCTTCTCAGCCGCGCCCGCACCGATCTGGAGACCGACGAGGAGCACGTCGGCTACCGGATCGAGACCCCCGGGGCGCAGGTGCAGGGGGAGCGGGCCGGGCGCGGCCCCGCGATCCGGCTGGGCCTGGACCAGGTGCGCGGCATCTCCACCGACACCGCCGACGAGATCATCGCGTCCCGTCGGCGCCACGGCCCCTTCACCTCCATCCCGGACCTCGCCCGCCGGGTGCGGCTGACGGCACGGCAGCTCGAGGCCCTCGCCACCGCCGGGGCGCTGGACGGCCTGGCCGGGTCGCGCCGCCAGGCGCTGTGGGCCGCGGGCGCCGCCGCCCAGGAGTCCCCGGACACCCTGCCGGGCCTCGCGGTCGGGGCGCAGGCCCCGATGCTGCCCGGGATGAGCGACGAGGAGCTCGCGGGGGCCGACGCCTGGGCCACCGGGATCACCCTGGACGACCATCCGATGGCGCTCGTGCGCGAGCAGCTCGCGGCCGACGGGGTCGCCTCGATCCTGGGCACCCGGGACGTCGAGGACGGCAGCCGCCTGCGGGTGGCCGGGGTGATCACCCACCGCCAGCGCCCGGCCACCGCCGGGAACGTCACCTTCCTCAGCCTCGAGGACGAGACCGGGATCCTCAACGTGGTCTGCTCCCAGGGCTTCTGGGTGCGCCACCGCGCCCTGCTGCGCACCGCCCGGGCGGTGGTGCTGCGCGGCATCCTCGAGAACCGCACCGGGGCGGTGAACCTGGTGGCGGACGCGGTGGAGCCCCTGGACCTCGCCGCGGCGGGGAGGTCCAGGGACTTCCGGTGAGCAGGGACTTCCGGTGAGCAGGGACTTCCGGTGAGCAGGAGCCACCGGTGGGAGACGCCCGCTCAGCCCCAGAACGGGGGAGTGGCCCAGCGCGGCGGCACGAGGGGCGCGCCCTGCGGCTGCGATGCGGGGACGACGGGCGGGGCAGGGCCGGTGGGCGCCGCAGGGCGGCCCACGATGCTGCGGCCGACGATGCTGCGCGTGGTGGTGCTGCGGCCGAGGGTGCTGCGGCCGACGTCGGGGGCGTCGGCGGGCGGGGCGAGGATCAGATCCATGACGAACTCCGATCGGTGCGGGCTCAGCCGTGGGCGATCCACCGGCGGTCGTCCAGGTGCAGGGCGGCCCGGGTGATCATCAAGAGACCGGCGACCTGGAGCAGACCGCCGATCACGGCAAAGGTCTCGTCGGCGAGCACCAGGTTCACCACGTGGCCGACCGGCCAGCCGCCCTGGACCCCGAGGTGGTCCGCCAGATGCTCGGCGGCGCCACGACGCGCTCCGTCCTGGACCCGCTCACCCCGCGCGAGCGGGAGGTGCTCGCCCCCATGGCCGAGAGATGGAGCAACCGGGCGATCGCGCGACGCCTGGTGGTCCCCTCCCGAACCGTCGAGGCGCACACCCGCGGCATCTTCACCAAGCTCGACCTGCCCGAGTCCGAGGACGAGCACCCCCGGGTGCGGGCGATCCTCGCCTACCTCGGGGCGGCAGGAGCCGCCTGAGCACAGGGCCGACGGAGCCCGACCGGCTCAGGCGGCGGCCGGCATCGCCCCCGCGTCGATCCGCGAGGCGCGGTCGGCGCGGCGGGCGCCGCGCGAGACCGCCAGGGTGAGCAGCAGCGAGATCGCAGCCCAGGCGAGGATCGCCAGCAGCGTGCCGGAGGTGCTCACCAGCGCCCCGCCGAGCGCGGCGTGCACGAGACCCTCGGTGACGATCGCCAGCGGCATCAGGCCGCTGACCGCCTGCAGCGCCTCGGGAGCGGTCTGGATCGGGACGATGCCCACCAGCATCACCACCTGCAGCACCATCAGCATCACCGAGGCGATCCGGCCGATCCGGTCCCCGAGCAGGGCGAGAAGCGCCTGGTGCAGGGCCGCGAACATCACCGCGCCGGCGAAGGCGATCAGACCCACCGAGAGCGGGGAGACGGGGGAGATGCCCACGGCCGTGAGCACCGCGAGGACCGCCACGGTCTGGACCACGGCGATCAGCAGGGCCGGGGCCAGGGAGCGCAGCACGACCTGCCACATCGGCAGGGCCCGGTCCAGCAGTCGCCGGGACAGGGCCGGCAGCAGCAGGAAGGTGCCGAAGGCGCCCAGCCACAGCGCGAGCGCGGTGACGAAGGGGAAGGTCGCGGTCGACGCGCCGTTCGCCTCGTTCTCGCGCTGCGCCTCGGCCGTCACCGGGGCCGCGGCCATCTCGCCCATGCGGGTGCGCTCGTCCTCGCTGTACGAGGGGACGGCGTCCGCGCCCTCGCGCAGACCGGTCGCGAGCTCCCCGGTGCCGTCGGCGAGCTGATCCGCGCCGTCGGCCAGGTCGGAGCTGCCGTCGGCGAGCTCCGAGGTGCCGTCGGCGAGCTCCGTCGTGCCGTCGGCGAGCTGGTCGGTGCCGTCGGCGAGCTGACCGGCGCCGTCGGCCAGCTGCCCGGCACCGTCGGCGAGCTGGCGGTTGCCGCTCGCGAGCTGATCCGCGCCAGTGCCGAGCTGGTCGGCGCCCGTGGCGAGCTGACCGGCGCCGTCGGCGAGCTGCCCGGCCCCGTCGGCGCTCGCGCGGGTGCCCTCGGCGAGCAGTCCGGCGCCCTCGGCGAGCTGGTCCACGCCGTCGGCGTACTGGACCATGCCGTCGCGCAGGCCGGTCACGCCGGTGACGAGCTGGCCGGCGCCGTCGGCGCTGGCGCGGGCCCCCTCGGCGAGCTGCGAGGACCCCTCGACCAGGCCCGGATTCGCCTCGGTGCCGTCACCGGTGAACGCGGTCTCGATGCCCTCGGCGTAGGTGACCATGCCCTCGGTGCCCTGGACGAGGCCGGGCTGGTCGGCGGTGCCGTTGATCCCGTCGGCGAGCTGCTGGATGCCGCTCGCGGCCTGGGTGGCGCCCTCGCCGACACCCTGGGCGGTCGCGACCAGGCCCGGGTTCGCGGCGGTGCCGTCGCCGTCGAGCACGGCGCGGGTGCCGTCGACGTAGCCGGTCATGCCCTGGGCCTGCTGGCACAGGGCCTGCACCTCGGGATCGTCGGGGTAGCGCTCGGCGAGGGCGCAGGCGCTCTGCGACATGCCGCCGGCGAGCGCGTCCATGCCGGGGTTCTGCGCGGTGCCGTCGCCGTCCAGGACGGACCGGAGCCCTTCGGCGTAGGAGACGACCCCGTCGGCGCCCTGGGCGAGCCCGGGCTGGGAGTCGGTGCCGGAGAGCCCGTCGGCCGCCTGCTGGGCGCCCTCGCCGAGCTCGGCCGTGCCCTCGGCGAGGGTGCGGGCGGTGGGGGCGAGGCCCGGGTTGTTCGCCGTGCCGTCGCCGGAGACGGCGGTGCCGGCCTGGGCGACGCCGTCGGCGTACTGCTCGAGACCGGTGGCGAGCTGGTCCGCGCCGGCCTCGAGGCCCGGGTTCGCGGCGGTGCCGTCGCCCTCGACGCCGGCGGCGAGCTGCTCGGCACCGTCCAGCAGCCCCGGCTGGGTGTCGGTGCCGCGCATCCCGGCCTGCAGCTGGGCCACGCCGCCTGCGAGGTCCTCGCTGCCGGTGGCGAGCTGGTCGAGCCCGTCGGCGAGGGTGCGGGAGCCGTCGGCGGTCTGCCAGGTCCCGTCGGCGAAGGTCCACACGCCGCCGGCGAACTGCTCGGCCCCGTCGGCCGCCGCGGTGCTGCCGTCGGCGAGGTCGGAGGTCCCGTCGGCGAGCTCGCGCCCGCCGTCGGCCAGGTCGCGGGAGCCGTCCGCGAGCTCCGAGGTGCCGTCGGCCAGAGCGGAGGTGCCGTCGGCGAGCTGGCGGGTGCCGTCGGAGAGGTCGGTGGTGCCGCCTGCGAGCTCCTCGGCGCCGTCGGCCGCGTCGGAGAAGCCGTCGCCGAGGTCGTTGAAGCCGAGGTAGAGGCCGTTGAGGTACTGCTCGGCCATCTGCCCGCCCATGGTGGAGGCGGAGGCCTGGGCGACGGCGGTGCCGACCAGCGCGTTGATCTGGCCGGAGGCGTCGTTGGTGGTGACCTCGAGGATCGCGCGGGTCGCCTCGGGGGTGCCGATGGTGGCCAGGCGCTTGGAGAAGTCCTCGGGGATGACGACGACGGCGGAGTAGGTGCCGTCCTTCAGCCCGGACTCGGCGTCGTCCTGGCTGGTCAGCTGCCAGTCGAAGCCGGTGGTCTCCGGGGTGTCCTGGTCCTCGACGGTGCCGGGCTGGGTGAGGGCGCCGGCGAGGAGGCGGCCGAAGGGCACGGTCTGGGTGTCGCCGTTCTCGTCGGTGATCTCGGCGCCCTGGTCGAGGTTCACGACCGCGGCGGGGACGGTGTCCAGGCGGTCCACGCGGCCGCTGAGGGCCCACATGCCCAGCGCCGCCACGAGCAGCGGCAGCACCAGGACCACGACGAGGGTGCGGGGGTGGGACAGGCGGCTCATGCGAGCGCTCCTTCCGGGGCGGTGTCGTCGGCGCGATGGGAGGGACCGGAGGGGTCCGGCTCCGCGGCGCGATGGACGGAGAGGGCGAGCAGACGGCGGGGGTCGCGCAGGGTGCGGTGGAGGTCGCGCTCCGCCTCGACGGGGTCGTCGGCGCGGGAGCCGACGACGAGGGTCGCGCCGGCCTCGAGCAGTGCATCGATCCGCTCGACGAGGGTGTCGTCGACGGTGCGGGCGGCGTGGGTGAGGTCGGCGAGGGACTCGATGACGATCAGTCCTCGGCGGGCGCTGCGGACGTCGATCTCGGCCAGCCGCGCGGCGACGTCGGTGCCCGCCGGGATCCACGGGCTGCGGGCCTGGATGGCACCGAGGTCGTCCGGGGCGAGCCGGTCGTGCACGGCGAGGATGCCGGCGGCGGGCGTGAGGCGCCCCGCGACGAGCGCGAGGAAGGTGTTGCGGGCGGCGTCGTCGGCCGAGCGGACCACGAGCATCCGCCCGGGCTCGACCTGGCCGGTGAGCGGGCCGAGCCGGCCGTGGCCGCCCCGCAGCGGCACTTCGACGTCCTGGACGCGCAGGGCGTGCTCGCCATGCTCCTCGGTCCAGCGGCGGTGCTCGAGGACGGCGCCGAGGCCCTCACCCTCGACGTCCACCGGGGGCAGGATCTTCCCGAGCCACCGTGGCATCCACCAGGCGTTCTTCCCCAGCAGCGCGAGGACGGCGGGCACGAAGGTCATGCGCACCACGAAGGCGTCCACGAGCACGCCCACGGCGAGCGCGACCGCGATGGGCTGGAGCATGAACCAGCCGGAGGTGACGAAGCCGGCGAAGACGGAGACCATGATCAGCGCGGCGGCGGTGACGACGGGGGCGTTGGCGACGAAGCCCTTCTCGATCGCGCCCTTCGCGTCCCCGGTGTGCACGAACTCCTCGCGCATGCGGGAGACGAGGAAGACCTCGTAGTCCATGGCCAGGCCGAACAGCACGCCCATCACCATGATCGGCATGAAGGAGACGACCGGGCCGTTGATCTCGACGAACAGCGGACCGTTGAACCAGCCGTACTCGAACACCATCGAGGTCACGCCGAACGCGGCGGCGACGGAGAAGAGGTAGCCGACCGACGCCTTCAGCGGCACCCAGATCGAGCGGAACACCATCGTCAGCAGCAGCAGAGACAGGCCCACCACGAAGATCGCGAAGGGGAGCAGGGCAGCGCCGAGCTTGTCGGTGACGTCGATGCCGACGGCGGTGGCGCCGGTGACGGTGACGTCGGAGATGGACAGGTCCTCCTCCCAGGCCTCGGCGCTGCCGCGCAGCTCGGCGACGAGGTCCTTGGTGGACTGGTCGGTGGGGCCGCCCTCGGGGATCACGACCACGACGGCGAGGTCCGCACCCCGGTTCGGGGTGGCGATCTGGATCTCGCGGACGTTGTCCAGGGCGAGGATGTCGCTCTCGAGCTCGTCGACGACCCCGAGCGGGTCGGTGGTGTTGATGATGTCGGCGGTGACCAGGAGCGGGCCGTTGTAGCCGGGGCCGAACCGCTCGGCGATGAGGTCGTAGGTGACCCGCTCGGAGGAGCCGGGCGGCTCGGTGCCCTGGTCGGGCAGGGCCAGCTGGAGGTCCTTGATCGGGATGGCCAGGGTGCCGACGCCGAGGATCACCACGAGGATGGTCAGGGCAGGGACGCGGGTGACCAGGCGGACCCAGGCGCGGCCGACGCGGCCGTGGGAGGGGGCGTCGGGATCCTCCGCGGGCAGCACGCCGCCGTTCTGGGCCATGAGGCGGCGGATGCCGCGGGGGCGCAGGCGCTCGCCCATGATGCCCATGATCGCCGGCAGCATCGTCAGCGCCACGACCACGGACAGCGCCACGGTCGCCGCGGCCGCCACGCCCATGACGGTGAGGAAGGGGATGCCGGTGATGAACAGGCCCACCAGCGCGATGACCACGGTCATGCCCGCGAAGATGACGGCGCTGCCGGAGGTGGCCAGCGCCCGCCCGATCGACTCGGCGACGTCCTCGCCGCGGGCGAGCTGGTCGCGGTGGCGGGAGAGGATGAACAGGGCGTAGTCGATGCCGACGGCGAGGCCCAGCATCGCGCCGAGCGCGGTGGTCACCGACGGGATGGAGACGCCGGCGGAGAGTGCGACGAGGGCCAGCATGGACACGCCGACGCCCATGATCGCCGTGATGATCGGAATGAAGGCGGGCACGAGGGAGCGGAACACGATCGCGAGGATGATCAGCGCGACGACGACGCCGATGATCTCGCCGGCGCCGAAGGGGATCTCCGCGCTCTGCAGCACCTGGCCGCCGAGGTTCGTGTCCAGCGTGGGGGTCTCGGCGTCTGCGACCAGCTGCCGGATCTCCTCCACGGAGGTCTCGGGGAAGGTGCCGGTCTGCCCGTCCATCTGGAACTGGGCGATTATCGCGGTGTCGTCCTCGGTGCGGGTGCCGGGGGAGAGCTCGTCGAAGGGGGAGGGGGCCACGGCAACGCCGTCCACGCCCGCGATGTCCTCCATGAGCGCGTCGATCTCGGCCTGGTGGTCATCGACGGTCGTGCCGTCCTCGGCCAGGAGCACGAGCGTGCCGGAGGTGCCGCCCATCTCGGGGAACCGGTTGGCGAGGACGTCGATGCCTTCCTGCCCCTCGGTGCCGGGGATCTCGATCTCGGTGGAGAAGGTGCCGCCGAGCCCGACGGCGAGGCCGCCGATGATCACCAGCAGGGCGACCCAGGCGCCGACGACCTTCCAGCGCAGCGAAGCCATGAGCAGGCCGAGGCGGTACAAGGACGAGGACACGGGACCTCCAGGACAGGGCGAGCTGAGGGGACGCCGGACCTCCCGCTCGAGACGCCCACGCATTCGATACACGCATGTATCGGTGGGATACTATCCAGATCGTGGTGCCGTCTTCAACGTCGTTCCTAGGAGCCCGGGGGAGACCCGCGCCACGCCTCCTCGCACCCCTCGCACGCACCCCGCACGCAATCCCGCACCGTCCCCGTCCCGTCCCCGGTAGGAGCCATGACCGATCTGTTCGAGCCGCTGCCCGAGTTCGCGGGCACGCGGCGCAAGGAGAACACCCGCGCGAAGCTGATCCGGGCGTCGCTGGACGTGTTCGTGGACAAGGGCATCGACGGTGCGACCGTGGACGACCTGGTCAAGGCGGCCGGTTTCACGCGCGGTGCCTTCTACTCGAACTTCTCCACCAAGGAGGAGGTCTTCGTGGCGCTGTTCGACGAGGTGACCGCGGAGGTTATCGGCATCGCCAACAGCTCGGTCGAGTCGGCGGTGGGGGAGGCGGGCCCGGAGCACGCGGTCACCTTCGACGACGACGAGATGATGCTCGCCGTCTTCGAGGGGATCCGCCCCTACGGCCGGCAGTGGTACCTGCTCTACTCCGATGCGATCGCCCGCTCCCTGCGCGACGAGACCATGCGCGGGGAGCTCGCGGTGCAGCGTGAGCGGATGCGGGATGAGATCGGGCAGCTGCTCACGCGCCGGCTCGAGGCGGCGGGGGACCGCTCGCGCCTGCCGGTGGAGGACCTCGCCCAGCTGCTGGTGGGGATCTTCGTGGACCTGATGCTGCGCGAGCAGATGGAGCAGCGTGACATCACCGAGCTCGCGGCGACCACGATCCTGGGCACCCTGCGCGCCTTCGTCGAACCGGCCGGCGGCCCGGGGGAGCGCGGCGGATGTCTGCGAGGTGAGGGGGAGCCGTCCAGGCGGTGACGCCCTGGATTCCTCGCGACACGCCGATTCCCTGGGGCCCGCATGAGGGGAGTCTGCACGTACGGTGAAGACGGTGTGATGACCGTCGCATCCCGCTTCCCCTCTTCCCCAGGAGACGACATGCCGTCCTACCGCCCGCGCCACCTCGCGCCCTCGAGCGCTCCGCCCACGTCCTCACCCTCCTCCGAGGCAGGCACCTCGCGCCGCTCGCTGCTGCGCGGGGGAGTCCTCGGCGCCGCCGCGCTCGGCACCGGTGCCGCGGCGCTCACGGCGCCGGCCGCCATGGCTGCGCCGTCGGGCGGCATCCACGGCCAGGACGTCTCGGGCTGGCAGGGGGAGGTGGACTGGGCCGCGCAGAAGGAGCTCGGCTCCCGTTTCGCCTATGTCAAGGCCACCGAGGGGCGCAGCTACCGCAGCCCCGCCTTCGACCACCAGTACCGCGGTGCCGGGAAGGTGGGGCTCGTGCGCGGCGGCTACCACTTCGCCCGCCCCGACTCCGGCGGTCCCGAGGAGCAGGTGGACTTCTTCCTCAACAACGGCGGCAGCTGGAGCACCGACGGGAAGACCCTTCCCGGCATGGTCGACTTCGAGGGCTACCACGGCATTCCCCTGGACTACGGGCTCTCGCAGCAGGAGATGCGCGAGTGGATCTCGACCTTCTCCTGGCGCTACCGCCAGGCGACCGGCCGCCGCCCCGCGATCTACACCAACTACTACTGGTGGCGCGACGTGGTGGGGGACTGGACCCCGAAGAACTCCCCGCTGTTCCTCGCCGCCTACCGCCGCACCGAGCCGGAGCTGCTGCCCGGCCGCTGGTGGGACTGGGAGATGTGGCAGTACTCCGACTCCGGCCCCTTCGCCGGGGATTCGAACCTCTTCCGCGGCGGCGAGGAGCAGTTCGCCCGCTTCGTGGGGGAGTACGACTACGGCGCGCCGGGGATCTGAGATCCCGTCGGCCGCGTCGTATCCCGTCGGCCGGGCCGTACCCCGTCGGCCGACGAGCCGCCCCCTCGCTGACCTCGTCACATCGGGCCGTCGCCTCCGGGCGGCGGCCCGGCGTGCTGTGTAGCCTTCCCCGGTGA
This genomic interval from Brachybacterium aquaticum contains the following:
- a CDS encoding error-prone DNA polymerase encodes the protein MAGWFLGPPAWKDIEAILSDRPAQVVTPPIIVEHTGKVPEDGYRPARTVDYAELHAHSHFSFLDGASSPEDMAEQAARLGLGAIALVDHDGLPGVVRAAKAAAEAGIATVFGAELTLGLEPGAQAAGTTPVLSAPRAGTPDPDGEHLLVLVRDADGYRQLSAAIARAHLDSGEKGVARYRLAELSRLARQGHWLILTGCRKGAVTRAVAPHLESGDLEGAARAAAAQIARLVDLFGAGNVAVELIAGGGGEADELHDALAQGARLVREESGLDAISLPLVATTNSHYARPADKRLADTHAALRAGVPLERADPYLSSRPAHLRSGEEMAQLLPRYPGAIAQAAQLGRDCALDLRLLAPDLPPFPVPAGHDEASWLVELVEIEGRERYGPRPAPGAPERVPGAWAQIDKELKVINDLHFPGYFLIVHEIVDFCAGEGILAQGRGSAANSAVCYALGITAVEPVGHHLLFERFLAPERDGPPDIDIDIASDRREEVIQHVYARYGRENAAQVANVITYRAKLAVRDAARALGYDPGAQDAFSKRIERSFSSLADADVPADVVALAQQLRDAPRHLGIHSGGMVLADRPVIEVCPVQWAAMADRSVLQWDKDDCADAGLVKFDLLGLGMLTALDHALRIVGEHHGQHFELRTLPQEDPAVYDMLCTGDSVGVFQVESRAQISTLPRLKPREFYDLVVEVALIRPGPIQGGSVHPYIRRRAGEEEVTFLHPRLEKSLGRTLGIPLFQEQLMQMVVDIADFTPAQADQLRRAMGSKRSTQKMLDLSDALFEGMARHGITGEDADAIHRKLLAFANYGFPESHAYSFAYLVYASAYLKCHYPAAFTAALLRSQPMGFYSPQSLVADARRHGVLTRGPDVLLSRARTDLETDEEHVGYRIETPGAQVQGERAGRGPAIRLGLDQVRGISTDTADEIIASRRRHGPFTSIPDLARRVRLTARQLEALATAGALDGLAGSRRQALWAAGAAAQESPDTLPGLAVGAQAPMLPGMSDEELAGADAWATGITLDDHPMALVREQLAADGVASILGTRDVEDGSRLRVAGVITHRQRPATAGNVTFLSLEDETGILNVVCSQGFWVRHRALLRTARAVVLRGILENRTGAVNLVADAVEPLDLAAAGRSRDFR
- a CDS encoding helix-turn-helix domain-containing protein, with product MADRPAALDPEVVRQMLGGATTRSVLDPLTPREREVLAPMAERWSNRAIARRLVVPSRTVEAHTRGIFTKLDLPESEDEHPRVRAILAYLGAAGAA
- a CDS encoding YhgE/Pip domain-containing protein produces the protein MSRLSHPRTLVVVLVLPLLVAALGMWALSGRVDRLDTVPAAVVNLDQGAEITDENGDTQTVPFGRLLAGALTQPGTVEDQDTPETTGFDWQLTSQDDAESGLKDGTYSAVVVIPEDFSKRLATIGTPEATRAILEVTTNDASGQINALVGTAVAQASASTMGGQMAEQYLNGLYLGFNDLGDGFSDAADGAEELAGGTTDLSDGTRQLADGTSALADGTSELADGSRDLADGGRELADGTSDLADGSTAAADGAEQFAGGVWTFADGTWQTADGSRTLADGLDQLATGSEDLAGGVAQLQAGMRGTDTQPGLLDGAEQLAAGVEGDGTAANPGLEAGADQLATGLEQYADGVAQAGTAVSGDGTANNPGLAPTARTLAEGTAELGEGAQQAADGLSGTDSQPGLAQGADGVVSYAEGLRSVLDGDGTAQNPGMDALAGGMSQSACALAERYPDDPEVQALCQQAQGMTGYVDGTRAVLDGDGTAANPGLVATAQGVGEGATQAASGIQQLADGINGTADQPGLVQGTEGMVTYAEGIETAFTGDGTEANPGLVEGSSQLAEGARASADGAGQLVTGVTGLRDGMVQYADGVDQLAEGAGLLAEGTRASADGAGQLADGAGQLATGADQLGTGADQLASGNRQLADGAGQLADGAGQLADGTDQLADGTTELADGTSELADGSSDLADGADQLADGTGELATGLREGADAVPSYSEDERTRMGEMAAAPVTAEAQRENEANGASTATFPFVTALALWLGAFGTFLLLPALSRRLLDRALPMWQVVLRSLAPALLIAVVQTVAVLAVLTAVGISPVSPLSVGLIAFAGAVMFAALHQALLALLGDRIGRIASVMLMVLQVVMLVGIVPIQTAPEALQAVSGLMPLAIVTEGLVHAALGGALVSTSGTLLAILAWAAISLLLTLAVSRGARRADRASRIDAGAMPAAA
- a CDS encoding MMPL family transporter is translated as MSSSLYRLGLLMASLRWKVVGAWVALLVIIGGLAVGLGGTFSTEIEIPGTEGQEGIDVLANRFPEMGGTSGTLVLLAEDGTTVDDHQAEIDALMEDIAGVDGVAVAPSPFDELSPGTRTEDDTAIIAQFQMDGQTGTFPETSVEEIRQLVADAETPTLDTNLGGQVLQSAEIPFGAGEIIGVVVALIILAIVFRSLVPAFIPIITAIMGVGVSMLALVALSAGVSIPSVTTALGAMLGLAVGIDYALFILSRHRDQLARGEDVAESIGRALATSGSAVIFAGMTVVIALVGLFITGIPFLTVMGVAAAATVALSVVVALTMLPAIMGIMGERLRPRGIRRLMAQNGGVLPAEDPDAPSHGRVGRAWVRLVTRVPALTILVVILGVGTLAIPIKDLQLALPDQGTEPPGSSERVTYDLIAERFGPGYNGPLLVTADIINTTDPLGVVDELESDILALDNVREIQIATPNRGADLAVVVVIPEGGPTDQSTKDLVAELRGSAEAWEEDLSISDVTVTGATAVGIDVTDKLGAALLPFAIFVVGLSLLLLTMVFRSIWVPLKASVGYLFSVAAAFGVTSMVFEYGWFNGPLFVEINGPVVSFMPIMVMGVLFGLAMDYEVFLVSRMREEFVHTGDAKGAIEKGFVANAPVVTAAALIMVSVFAGFVTSGWFMLQPIAVALAVGVLVDAFVVRMTFVPAVLALLGKNAWWMPRWLGKILPPVDVEGEGLGAVLEHRRWTEEHGEHALRVQDVEVPLRGGHGRLGPLTGQVEPGRMLVVRSADDAARNTFLALVAGRLTPAAGILAVHDRLAPDDLGAIQARSPWIPAGTDVAARLAEIDVRSARRGLIVIESLADLTHAARTVDDTLVERIDALLEAGATLVVGSRADDPVEAERDLHRTLRDPRRLLALSVHRAAEPDPSGPSHRADDTAPEGALA
- a CDS encoding TetR/AcrR family transcriptional regulator; translation: MTDLFEPLPEFAGTRRKENTRAKLIRASLDVFVDKGIDGATVDDLVKAAGFTRGAFYSNFSTKEEVFVALFDEVTAEVIGIANSSVESAVGEAGPEHAVTFDDDEMMLAVFEGIRPYGRQWYLLYSDAIARSLRDETMRGELAVQRERMRDEIGQLLTRRLEAAGDRSRLPVEDLAQLLVGIFVDLMLREQMEQRDITELAATTILGTLRAFVEPAGGPGERGGCLRGEGEPSRR
- a CDS encoding GH25 family lysozyme, whose translation is MPSYRPRHLAPSSAPPTSSPSSEAGTSRRSLLRGGVLGAAALGTGAAALTAPAAMAAPSGGIHGQDVSGWQGEVDWAAQKELGSRFAYVKATEGRSYRSPAFDHQYRGAGKVGLVRGGYHFARPDSGGPEEQVDFFLNNGGSWSTDGKTLPGMVDFEGYHGIPLDYGLSQQEMREWISTFSWRYRQATGRRPAIYTNYYWWRDVVGDWTPKNSPLFLAAYRRTEPELLPGRWWDWEMWQYSDSGPFAGDSNLFRGGEEQFARFVGEYDYGAPGI